tttcgcaggtgaaaatgaggtctgcgagattttgcagatgcacaaaaagggctgcgaaatcacttcgcagcaaaaggctgattctgcagcgctgcgaagttggctttcatcttgtggtgtttggcttccatcacgtcgtgaaacttcaggggaaatccatagcactgtgcaaaaaggctgcgaaataattccgcaacaaaagggtgatttcgcaatgcTGTGCAAAatccttccttcaacttggagtgatcggcttccaatggctgtaactccttcatttcaactccgaattgcacaccatttgaagcattggatttttgacttcctaagctttaaaatgacatataacatgcataaattggacttcgggaagtgctccaaaagtggctgacatgactgtcatcaagaatgctccatggcagatttctctttgcttcccctccttgcattccggaattgcttatggcaaaggagttcaaagctttggttattcatgcttctgagctttccattgcttttccaaggattccaaataactctcctcaatctcatattgctttggtgatcaaaaagctatcaaaacaccaaaacttaagacaatttgattagaattgattgcaaaggggccttaacatgttaattgggttaaaaggcaataaatactactcaaaagtgtttaaaaggattaattacaagctatcaaatagcactttttgagtagtaatcatcaaTCTAGCATAGGAAGCAGCTTCCACCCACATGGTGAAATAATCAATGGCAACAAAGATGTACTCATGACCACTAAAGGACTTGGGCGagatcttcccaataatatcaataccccatactaaAAATGGCCAAGGGGATGTGAGTGCATGCAACTCCGAAGGTGGCACATGAATGAGATCATTGTGCATCTTACACTCTGGACATCTCTGTACAAACTGGAAACAAtttgtctccatggtcaaccaaaagTAGCCAGTCCTCATAATCTTGCGGGCtagcatgtgtcctcccatgTGTGGGCCACATACTCTTGCATggacctctctcatcactctaTCTGTAGAGGCGCGGTctagacataaaaataataGGCCATCGGGCGATCTCCTATAAAGTGCATCCCCGAAAATGACAAATCTGGTGGCCAACTGCCTCAATGCTCTCCTGGCCTTGGCTGTAGAAGCCTCAGGATGTGTGCCACATGCCagaaactgataaatgtcatgataccacGGTAGCTCATCCTGATCCTCAATATCTCCAATCAGACAACAGTAAGCTGGTGCAGACCTAGTCTCAATCAATAATGGTCGCACAGTCACCCTCGTAGGGATCTCAATCACATAAGCCAAAGTGGCTAAAGCATCAACAAACTGATTCTCTGCTCTGGGTAGGTGTATATATCTCAACTCATCAAACCTATCAACCAATAAATCCATATATGCAAGATAAGGCTTTAGCTTCTCATCTTGAGTCCTCCAAATACCCTGAGTTTGCTGAATAACCAAGTTGGAATCCCCATGGATCTCCAACTGTCTAACTCCAAGATCTAGTGCAATCTCTAGACCTATAATGCatgcctcatactcaacaatattattCGTCAGCCGGTGATGATCAGAAAAAGTCAACCGAACTAATCTGGGAATATGATCGCCCTGTGGTGATATCAATAGGATACCAATGCCAAACCCTGACTGATTGGcggcaccatcaaagtacaaccACCATCCTGCAATACTAGTCATTGAAACAAACTGCTCATCTAGGAAATCGTCGTCAATCGGTCTGTCATCGAATACTGGCAAAGAGGCCAAATGATCTGCAACAATACTTCCCTTCACTGATTTCTGCATGACATATCGAATATCAAACTCTGTAAGCAgcaccaaccatctcatgagcctGCTAGTCAGAACAGGCCTGTCAAATAAATATCTCAGTGGATCCAATCGTGAGACCAATAATATAGAATACTTTGTCACATAGTGTCTCAGTCTCCtggtggcccaaaccaatgtcAAACAGAGGCGCTCAATCATAATATATCTGCACTCATattctagcatcctcttactcaaataataaatggcTCGCTCCTTCCctgaatcatcgagctgagctaacatgcaaCTCAAAGCCATGTCCGAAACCGACAAGTATAGGAGCAGAGGCCGCCCAGGTGTAGGGGGCACTAGAACTAGAGGAGAAAGAAGATACTCCTTAACCTTCTCGAAGGCGCACTAACAATCATtatcccaaacagtaggttgGTTCTTCATCAAAAGACAGAAGATaggctcacaaatgtctgtcagTCTAGCAATGAAACGACTAATGTACTGTAATCTGCCTAGAAAGCCTCTAAGCTCTCTCTCAGTCCTCGgagcaggcatgtcaagtattgTTCGGATCTTTTCGAGATCAACCTCTATGCCTCACTCACTAACAATATGCCCCAGTAATTTCCCAGatctcattttaaattttaaagggtgaataaccttatatatatagttttaaattttctttacacagagATCTCGGGAACTTGTTCTTgaagacaactttttgtatagttttgaaggaagtaaaatatagagctttgctctacctt
The sequence above is drawn from the Vitis riparia cultivar Riparia Gloire de Montpellier isolate 1030 chromosome 6, EGFV_Vit.rip_1.0, whole genome shotgun sequence genome and encodes:
- the LOC117917005 gene encoding uncharacterized protein LOC117917005, yielding MALSCMLAQLDDSGKERAIYYLSKRMLEYECRYIMIERLCLTLVWATRRLRHYVTKYSILLVSRLDPLRYLFDRPVLTSRLMRWLVLLTEFDIRYVMQKSVKGSIVADHLASLPVFDDRPIDDDFLDEQFVSMTSIAGWWLYFDGAANQSGFGIGILLISPQGDHIPRLVRLTFSDHHRLTNNIVEYEACIIGLEIALDLGVRQLEIHGDSNLVIQQTQGIWRTQDEKLKPYLAYMDLLVDRFDELRYIHLPRAENQFVDALATLAYVIEIPTRVTVRPLLIETRSAPAYCCLIGDIEDQDELPWYHDIYQFLACGTHPEASTAKARRALRQLATRFVIFGDALYRRSPDGLLFLCLDRASTDRVMREVHARVCGPHMGGHMLARKIMRTGYFWLTMETNCFQFVQRCPECKMHNDLIHVPPSELHALTSPWPFLVWEKLPFALWAYHTSFRTSTGVTLYSLVYGMEAMLPVEIEMGSLRVELEQQISEAEWA